TCGAGGACGGCCCGTGGAATTACTCGCCGGTCGAAGCGGAGAACGTCGCTTCGACCCGGCCTGTGGCGACTACTCCGCGTCGGCCGCCGCGGATTCCTCCGGCGTACCGTCGCCCTCCGTCGTCGTCTCGTCGCCGTCGTCCCCACTTTCGTCGTCCTCGGCTTCCTCGATCGCCGCCTCCGCGAGAATCTCCTCGGCGTCGAGCCCCTGTTCCTCGGCGATGGCGACCAGCAGCGCCCGCTGCTCTTCCACCCGGTGGTCGAGCGTCGTCACCGTCTCGTGAGTCTCGTCGACCTCCTCTTCGAGGCTGATGATCCGCCCCTGAAGCTCCTGGACCTGTTTGTACATCTGCTCTGCGCTGTCAGAGATCATCTGGAGTTTCTTCGCGGTTGAACCGAGTCCCATACACAGAAGGTGTGTGGTCCAGCTAATTGGACCTTTCCTCTCGCGGGCCAGCCGACCGCGAGCTCCCCCGACTCGCTGGCCGGCTC
This portion of the Natronobeatus ordinarius genome encodes:
- a CDS encoding DUF5798 family protein, whose product is MGLGSTAKKLQMISDSAEQMYKQVQELQGRIISLEEEVDETHETVTTLDHRVEEQRALLVAIAEEQGLDAEEILAEAAIEEAEDDESGDDGDETTTEGDGTPEESAAADAE